A genome region from Maylandia zebra isolate NMK-2024a linkage group LG6, Mzebra_GT3a, whole genome shotgun sequence includes the following:
- the sh3pxd2aa gene encoding SH3 and PX domain-containing protein 2A isoform X8, whose protein sequence is MVLEQYVAVANYERQENSEISLKAGETVDVIEKSESGWWFVSTAEEQGWVPATYLDSQNGTRDDLDLGTSRTVEEEKYVTIQPYTSQGKDEVSFEKGVTVEVIQKNLEGWWYIRYLGKEGWAPASYLKKIKEDFSPRKKTLTGPVEIIGNIMEISNLLQKKSVSEKDIQTDGEGGTTPERHFSKSEISLPMPSEINAATGRRLSAGRDTNSPCLGIAASAALNENKARGEPGSPAVARVAPHRVEIGSPNLRQKPPPRRDANLGFQLPKPPEPPAVEAEYYTIADFQSSISDGISFRGGQKADVIEKNPGGWWYVQIGEMEGWAPCSYIDKRKKPNLSRRSSTLTRPKVPPPAPPVKKQESEEAPPSANSSSKTTEVPSRAVYEEPEYDIPAVGCEGEPEPDPLKDERSRDVKINSVVSDKYSSSPPSCKASPPVCKASPPSCKASPPSCKASPPVCKASPPVCKASPPSCKASPPVCKASPVFAHRRTSFRSVEEVAKEECIYENDGFRPSGGVERTLTKGSSEPNSPRSYHSSTVPRKPSGSSPLPGRPMKTMTPEMSRRSQTLGRHIDISFRSQDNSPHSSSDELSRGSKKGPVFNREVEQRIGQSPSTRPKPSVRPKPLLTKSEPQSPERMDITSLRRQLRPTSQFRHSLKPSRGEDSETASVISSEDSVCSRSTSDLSSVYSKGSRGDSDVEGPNLYRSVDAYKKVQDSEISFPAGAEVEVLEKQESGWWYIRWSSEEGWAPSYYLEPVRQMGDGGGLDGHGSGGSKSNSLEKNEQHVLALNNINIQGLTQQHQGLRRNSPPIPSKPPGGFSKPSGMVNGGVRMRNGVRQVAVRPQSVFVTTTQPAKDTHYTTGSLRRNESLGRSDHYGSGSATLGVRRNASFSTVRPHVVVESQTRPAERSSLSSGSAFSTSNVQDALSRVNQRNGIPVSTVRPKPLEKSQLIHNNLGRDVYVSIADYRGDEETMGFTEGTCLEVLERNPNGWWYCQVQDSLVPRKGWVPSNYLERKK, encoded by the exons GTTGGTGGTTCGTCAGCACAGCGGAGGAGCAGGGCTGGGTCCCGGCCACATACCTCGACTCGCAAAATGGAACCAGAGACGATTTGGATCTGGGAACATCCAGGACTGTCGAAG AGGAGAAATATGTGACGATCCAGCCGTACACCAGCCAAGGAAAAGACGAGGTGAGCTTTGAGAAAGGGGTCACCGTGGAGGTCATCCAAAAGAACCTGGAGGGCTGGTGGTACATCAG GTATTTAGGGAAAGAGGGCTGGGCCCCGGCCTCCTACTTGAAGAAGATTAAAGAGGATTTCTCCCCACGGAAGAAGACGCTGACGGGCCCCGTGGAGATCATCGGAAACATCATGGAGATCAGCAACCTGCTGCAAAAGAAGTCTGTTAGCGAGAAGGACATCCAGACAGACGGAGAGGGCGGAACCACGCCGGAACGCCACTTCTCCAAGAGCGAGATCAGCCTGCCGATGCCCTCCGAAATCAACGCCGCGACAGGCCGCAGGCTGAGCGCGGGCCGGGACACCAACAGCCCGTGTCTCGGAATAGCGGCGAGCGCCGCCCTGAATGAGAATAAAGCGAGAGGCGAGCCGGGCTCCCCGGCTGTTGCAAGAGTGGCACCGCACAGAGTGGAAATCG gGTCTCCTAATCTGCGGCAAAAACCTCCCCCCAGAAGAGACGCCAACTTG GGCTTCCAGTTACCCAAGCCACCAGAGCCCCCTGCTGTGGAAGCAGAGTATTACACTATAGCAGATTTCCAGTCCTCGATCTCTGATGGCATCAGTTTCCGTGGAGGACAAAAGGCTGAT GTAATAGAGAAGAATCCTGGAGGCTGGTGGTACGTGCAGATTGGGGAGATGGAGGGCTGGGCCCCCTGCTCCTACATCGACAAGCGCAAAAAGCCCAACCTCAGTCGTAGGTCCAGCACACTGACCCGCCCCAAAGTCCCTCCTCCAGCTCCACCTGTCAAAAAACAAGAATCTGAGGAGGCTCCGCCTTCTGCTAACTCTTCCTCCAAAACCACAGAGGTGCCTAGCAGGGCTGTGTACGAAGAACCTGAATATGATATTCCTGCAGTCGGATGCGAAGGTGAGCCTGAACCGGATCCCCTGAAGGACGAGCGTTCCCGCGATGTGAAGATCAACAGTGTGGTCAGCGACAAGTACAGCAGCTCCCCTCCATCCTGCAAGGCCTCCCCTCCCGTTTGCAAGGCCTCCCCTCCTTCCTGCAAGGCCTCCCCTCCTTCCTGCAAGGCCTCCCCTCCCGTTTGCAAAGCCTCCCCTCCCGTTTGCAAGGCCTCCCCTCCTTCCTGCAAGGCGTCCCCTCCTGTCTGCAAGGCGTCTCCAGTTTTCGCCCATCGAAGAACCTCCTTCAGGTCTGTAGAGGAGGTTGCTAAGGAGGAGTGTATCTATGAGAATGATGGCTTCAGGCCGAGCGGCGGTGTTGAAAGAACCCTGACTAAAGGTTCCAGTGAGCCTAACTCCCCACGGAGCTACCATTCCTCCACAGTCCCAAGAAAACCCTCCGGATCTTCGCCTCTACCTGGCAGGCCCATGAAAACCATGACACCAGAGATGAGTCGGAGAAGCCAGACCCTGGGCAGACACATAGATATCAGCTTCAGATCCCAGGATAACAGCCCTCACTCGTCATCAGATGAATTGAGCAGAGGCTCCAAGAAAGGCCCTGTCTTCAACCGGGAGGTGGAGCAGAGAATAGGCCAGAGCCCCTCCACCAGGCCCAAGCCTTCCGTCAGACCTAAGCCCCTTTTGACCAAATCAGAGCCCCAGAGTCCAGAGAGGATGGACATCACCTCTCTGAGACGACAGCTGAGGCCTACGAGTCAGTTTAGACATAGCCTCAAACCTTCTCGCGGGGAGGACTCTGAAACAGCTTCTGTTATATCATCAGAGGACTCGGTGTGTTCACGCAGTACCTCAGATCTCTCCTCTGTTTACTCCAAAGGAAGCCGTGGTGACTCCGATGTGGAGGGCCCCAATCTCTACCGCTCCGTGGACGCCTATAAGAAAGTTCAGGACTCTGAGATCAGTTTTCCAGCTGGGGCTGAGGTCGAGGTTTTGGAGAAACAGGAGAGTGGTTGGTGGTACATCCGTTGGAGCTCCGAAGAAGGCTGGGCTCCCTCATACTACCTGGAACCTGTCAGACAAATGGGCGACGGTGGTGGCTTAGACGGACACGGGAGTGGTGGGAGTAAGTCCAACAGCCTGGAGAAGAATGAGCAGCATGTTTTGGCCCTCAATAACATTAATATTCAGGGCCTGACGCAGCAGCATCAAGGCTTGAGGAGGAACTCCCCACCGATTCCTTCCAAGCCTCCCGGCGGCTTCTCGAAGCCATCTGGGATGGTTAATGGAGGGGTGAGGATGAGGAACGGGGTACGCCAGGTGGCGGTGAGGCCTCAGTCTGTATTTGTCACCACTACGCAGCCAGCCAAGGACACGCACTACACAACAGGGTCCTTGAGAAGGAACGAGTCGCTGGGCAGGAGCGATCACTATGGTTCTGGTTCTGCCACTCTTGGAGTTCGCCGAAATGCCTCATTCAGCACCGTGCGGCCACACGTAGTTGTTGAAAGCCAAACGAGGCCTGCCGAACGCTCCAGTCTGTCTTCGGGGAGCGCGTTCAgcacaagcaatgtccaagacGCCCTGAGCAGAGTTAACCAACGCAACGGTATCCCCGTGTCCACGGTCAGACCCAAGCCCTTGGAGAAGAGCCAGCTGATCCACAACAACCTTGGCAGGGATGTGTATGTGTCCATTGCCGATTACCGTGGCGACGAGGAGACCATGGGGTTCACAGAGGGAACCTGTCTGGAGGTGTTGGAGAGAAACCCCAATGGGTGGTGGTACTGCCAGGTGCAGGACAGCCTGGTTCCCCGCAAAGGCTGGGTCCCCTCTAACTACCTTGAGCGGAAAAAATAA
- the sh3pxd2aa gene encoding SH3 and PX domain-containing protein 2A isoform X6, with protein sequence MLLGRSLRAKGRLSCMARRLGLCSQVVWSHSDWAGTHSGGERGSADGDVPGARRQRGIDSSEPMVLEQYVAVANYERQENSEISLKAGETVDVIEKSESGWWFVSTAEEQGWVPATYLDSQNGTRDDLDLGTSRTVEVTKRRKAHLKRLDRRWTLGGIVNRQQSREEKYVTIQPYTSQGKDEVSFEKGVTVEVIQKNLEGWWYIRYLGKEGWAPASYLKKIKEDFSPRKKTLTGPVEIIGNIMEISNLLQKKSVSEKDIQTDGEGGTTPERHFSKSEISLPMPSEINAATGRRLSAGRDTNSPCLGIAASAALNENKARGEPGSPAVARVAPHRVEIGFGAVGSPNLRQKPPPRRDANLGFQLPKPPEPPAVEAEYYTIADFQSSISDGISFRGGQKADVIEKNPGGWWYVQIGEMEGWAPCSYIDKRKKPNLSRRSSTLTRPKVPPPAPPVKKQESEEAPPSANSSSKTTEVPSRAVYEEPEYDIPAVGCEGEPEPDPLKDERSRDVKINSVVSDKYSSSPPSCKASPPVCKASPPSCKASPPSCKASPPVCKASPPVCKASPPSCKASPPVCKASPVFAHRRTSFRSVEEVAKEECIYENDGFRPSGGVERTLTKGSSEPNSPRSYHSSTVPRKPSGSSPLPGRPMKTMTPEMSRRSQTLGRHIDISFRSQDNSPHSSSDELSRGSKKGPVFNREVEQRIGQSPSTRPKPSVRPKPLLTKSEPQSPERMDITSLRRQLRPTSQFRHSLKPSRGEDSETASVISSEDSVCSRSTSDLSSVYSKGSRGDSDVEGPNLYRSVDAYKKVQDSEISFPAGAEVEVLEKQESGWWYIRWSSEEGWAPSYYLEPVRQMGDGGGLDGHGSGGSKSNSLEKNEQHVLALNNINIQGLTQQHQGLRRNSPPIPSKPPGGFSKPSGMVNGGVRMRNGVRQVAVRPQSVFVTTTQPAKDTHYTTGSLRRNESLGRSDHYGSGSATLGVRRNASFSTVRPHVVVESQTRPAERSSLSSGSAFSTSNVQDALSRVNQRNGIPVSTVRPKPLEKSQLIHNNLGRDVYVSIADYRGDEETMGFTEGTCLEVLERNPNGWWYCQVQDSLVPRKGWVPSNYLERKK encoded by the exons GTTGGTGGTTCGTCAGCACAGCGGAGGAGCAGGGCTGGGTCCCGGCCACATACCTCGACTCGCAAAATGGAACCAGAGACGATTTGGATCTGGGAACATCCAGGACTGTCGAAG TTACTAAGAGACGCAAAGCCCACCTGAAGAGGCTGGACCGCCGCTGGACCCTCGGCGGTATAGTTAACCGCCAGCAGAGCAGAG AGGAGAAATATGTGACGATCCAGCCGTACACCAGCCAAGGAAAAGACGAGGTGAGCTTTGAGAAAGGGGTCACCGTGGAGGTCATCCAAAAGAACCTGGAGGGCTGGTGGTACATCAG GTATTTAGGGAAAGAGGGCTGGGCCCCGGCCTCCTACTTGAAGAAGATTAAAGAGGATTTCTCCCCACGGAAGAAGACGCTGACGGGCCCCGTGGAGATCATCGGAAACATCATGGAGATCAGCAACCTGCTGCAAAAGAAGTCTGTTAGCGAGAAGGACATCCAGACAGACGGAGAGGGCGGAACCACGCCGGAACGCCACTTCTCCAAGAGCGAGATCAGCCTGCCGATGCCCTCCGAAATCAACGCCGCGACAGGCCGCAGGCTGAGCGCGGGCCGGGACACCAACAGCCCGTGTCTCGGAATAGCGGCGAGCGCCGCCCTGAATGAGAATAAAGCGAGAGGCGAGCCGGGCTCCCCGGCTGTTGCAAGAGTGGCACCGCACAGAGTGGAAATCG GATTCGGCGCCGTAG gGTCTCCTAATCTGCGGCAAAAACCTCCCCCCAGAAGAGACGCCAACTTG GGCTTCCAGTTACCCAAGCCACCAGAGCCCCCTGCTGTGGAAGCAGAGTATTACACTATAGCAGATTTCCAGTCCTCGATCTCTGATGGCATCAGTTTCCGTGGAGGACAAAAGGCTGAT GTAATAGAGAAGAATCCTGGAGGCTGGTGGTACGTGCAGATTGGGGAGATGGAGGGCTGGGCCCCCTGCTCCTACATCGACAAGCGCAAAAAGCCCAACCTCAGTCGTAGGTCCAGCACACTGACCCGCCCCAAAGTCCCTCCTCCAGCTCCACCTGTCAAAAAACAAGAATCTGAGGAGGCTCCGCCTTCTGCTAACTCTTCCTCCAAAACCACAGAGGTGCCTAGCAGGGCTGTGTACGAAGAACCTGAATATGATATTCCTGCAGTCGGATGCGAAGGTGAGCCTGAACCGGATCCCCTGAAGGACGAGCGTTCCCGCGATGTGAAGATCAACAGTGTGGTCAGCGACAAGTACAGCAGCTCCCCTCCATCCTGCAAGGCCTCCCCTCCCGTTTGCAAGGCCTCCCCTCCTTCCTGCAAGGCCTCCCCTCCTTCCTGCAAGGCCTCCCCTCCCGTTTGCAAAGCCTCCCCTCCCGTTTGCAAGGCCTCCCCTCCTTCCTGCAAGGCGTCCCCTCCTGTCTGCAAGGCGTCTCCAGTTTTCGCCCATCGAAGAACCTCCTTCAGGTCTGTAGAGGAGGTTGCTAAGGAGGAGTGTATCTATGAGAATGATGGCTTCAGGCCGAGCGGCGGTGTTGAAAGAACCCTGACTAAAGGTTCCAGTGAGCCTAACTCCCCACGGAGCTACCATTCCTCCACAGTCCCAAGAAAACCCTCCGGATCTTCGCCTCTACCTGGCAGGCCCATGAAAACCATGACACCAGAGATGAGTCGGAGAAGCCAGACCCTGGGCAGACACATAGATATCAGCTTCAGATCCCAGGATAACAGCCCTCACTCGTCATCAGATGAATTGAGCAGAGGCTCCAAGAAAGGCCCTGTCTTCAACCGGGAGGTGGAGCAGAGAATAGGCCAGAGCCCCTCCACCAGGCCCAAGCCTTCCGTCAGACCTAAGCCCCTTTTGACCAAATCAGAGCCCCAGAGTCCAGAGAGGATGGACATCACCTCTCTGAGACGACAGCTGAGGCCTACGAGTCAGTTTAGACATAGCCTCAAACCTTCTCGCGGGGAGGACTCTGAAACAGCTTCTGTTATATCATCAGAGGACTCGGTGTGTTCACGCAGTACCTCAGATCTCTCCTCTGTTTACTCCAAAGGAAGCCGTGGTGACTCCGATGTGGAGGGCCCCAATCTCTACCGCTCCGTGGACGCCTATAAGAAAGTTCAGGACTCTGAGATCAGTTTTCCAGCTGGGGCTGAGGTCGAGGTTTTGGAGAAACAGGAGAGTGGTTGGTGGTACATCCGTTGGAGCTCCGAAGAAGGCTGGGCTCCCTCATACTACCTGGAACCTGTCAGACAAATGGGCGACGGTGGTGGCTTAGACGGACACGGGAGTGGTGGGAGTAAGTCCAACAGCCTGGAGAAGAATGAGCAGCATGTTTTGGCCCTCAATAACATTAATATTCAGGGCCTGACGCAGCAGCATCAAGGCTTGAGGAGGAACTCCCCACCGATTCCTTCCAAGCCTCCCGGCGGCTTCTCGAAGCCATCTGGGATGGTTAATGGAGGGGTGAGGATGAGGAACGGGGTACGCCAGGTGGCGGTGAGGCCTCAGTCTGTATTTGTCACCACTACGCAGCCAGCCAAGGACACGCACTACACAACAGGGTCCTTGAGAAGGAACGAGTCGCTGGGCAGGAGCGATCACTATGGTTCTGGTTCTGCCACTCTTGGAGTTCGCCGAAATGCCTCATTCAGCACCGTGCGGCCACACGTAGTTGTTGAAAGCCAAACGAGGCCTGCCGAACGCTCCAGTCTGTCTTCGGGGAGCGCGTTCAgcacaagcaatgtccaagacGCCCTGAGCAGAGTTAACCAACGCAACGGTATCCCCGTGTCCACGGTCAGACCCAAGCCCTTGGAGAAGAGCCAGCTGATCCACAACAACCTTGGCAGGGATGTGTATGTGTCCATTGCCGATTACCGTGGCGACGAGGAGACCATGGGGTTCACAGAGGGAACCTGTCTGGAGGTGTTGGAGAGAAACCCCAATGGGTGGTGGTACTGCCAGGTGCAGGACAGCCTGGTTCCCCGCAAAGGCTGGGTCCCCTCTAACTACCTTGAGCGGAAAAAATAA